From the Elusimicrobiota bacterium genome, one window contains:
- a CDS encoding ABC transporter ATP-binding protein gives MNPLRRILPYLKPHRRRFIEAGIAMVIVAAANGAIVYLIKFLTDNALVRSDARMLKAIVIAVPVLMGIKTVAAYAQNYLMSWIGQRGTQTLREELFRHLHTLSLDFYAEKKSAEVLARVTNDLGNLQSALQFLPLYLIRDTLTVIVLTATLFFLNWRFALIAFCAIPIASLVIGVLGRKMRDASRESQVIMGQLYHRFQESLQGMLLIKAFNYEEGAIAKFRLENDSFFSQMMRYLRAAALSGPLMEFFGALILSPLLYFGGREILAGRMTIGDFFAFITAFFAASAPTKNIARLNSELQRGLASAERIFQVLDERPTVVERPGSARFSSLREGLRFEDIVFRYPTRELPALRGVTIDVRRGERVALVGPSGSGKSTLIHLLLRLYDPASGRVLVDGVDLREVDVRSLRAQTGFVTQETILFNETIRHNVALGRPDATEAEVAAACRVADADSFIRALPAGYDTPLGDRGLKLSGGQRQRLAIARAVLKDPAILVLDEATSNLDSTSEREVQGALDRLMDGRTTLVIAHRLSTVRGADRIYVLQEGAVAECGSHDELIARDGLYRRLWEIQRAAPEPRSAEAAA, from the coding sequence ATGAACCCCCTGCGGCGCATCCTCCCCTACCTGAAGCCCCATCGGCGCCGCTTCATCGAGGCCGGGATCGCGATGGTCATCGTCGCCGCGGCCAACGGCGCCATCGTCTACCTCATCAAATTCCTGACCGACAACGCCCTCGTCCGCAGCGACGCCCGGATGCTGAAGGCGATCGTGATCGCGGTCCCCGTCCTGATGGGGATCAAGACCGTCGCCGCGTACGCGCAGAACTATCTGATGAGCTGGATCGGCCAGCGCGGCACGCAGACGCTGCGCGAGGAGCTCTTCCGGCACCTCCACACGCTCTCGCTCGACTTCTACGCGGAGAAGAAGTCCGCCGAGGTGCTCGCGCGCGTCACCAACGACCTGGGCAACCTCCAGTCCGCGCTCCAATTCCTCCCCCTCTACCTCATCCGCGACACGCTCACGGTCATCGTGCTGACGGCCACCCTCTTCTTCCTGAACTGGCGCTTCGCCCTCATCGCGTTCTGCGCCATCCCCATCGCCTCGCTGGTCATCGGCGTGCTCGGCCGCAAGATGCGCGACGCGAGCCGCGAGAGCCAGGTCATCATGGGCCAGCTCTACCACCGCTTCCAGGAGAGCCTGCAGGGGATGCTCCTCATCAAGGCCTTCAACTACGAGGAAGGCGCCATCGCGAAGTTCCGCCTGGAGAACGACTCCTTCTTCAGCCAGATGATGCGCTACCTCCGCGCGGCCGCCCTTTCGGGGCCGCTCATGGAGTTCTTCGGGGCCCTCATCCTCTCCCCGCTCCTCTATTTCGGCGGCCGGGAGATCCTCGCCGGCCGCATGACGATCGGCGACTTCTTCGCCTTCATCACGGCCTTCTTCGCCGCCTCCGCGCCGACCAAGAACATCGCGCGCCTGAACTCCGAGCTCCAGCGCGGGCTCGCCTCGGCAGAGCGCATCTTCCAGGTGCTCGACGAGAGGCCGACCGTCGTCGAGCGCCCGGGATCCGCGCGCTTCTCCTCCCTGCGCGAAGGGCTGCGCTTCGAGGACATCGTCTTCCGCTATCCCACGCGCGAACTTCCCGCCCTGCGCGGGGTCACCATCGACGTGCGCCGCGGCGAGCGCGTCGCCCTCGTCGGGCCCTCGGGCTCGGGGAAGTCCACCCTCATCCACCTCCTCCTGCGCCTCTACGACCCCGCCTCGGGCCGCGTCCTCGTCGACGGCGTCGACCTGCGGGAGGTCGACGTGCGCTCCCTGCGCGCCCAGACCGGCTTCGTGACCCAGGAGACCATCCTCTTCAACGAGACGATCCGGCACAACGTCGCCCTCGGCCGCCCCGACGCCACGGAGGCGGAGGTCGCCGCCGCCTGCCGCGTCGCGGACGCCGATTCCTTCATCCGCGCGCTCCCCGCGGGCTACGACACGCCCCTCGGCGACCGCGGCCTCAAGCTCTCCGGCGGCCAGCGCCAGCGCCTGGCCATCGCGCGGGCGGTGCTCAAGGACCCCGCGATCCTCGTCCTGGACGAGGCGACGAGCAACCTCGATTCCACCAGCGAGCGCGAGGTCCAGGGCGCGCTCGACCGCCTGATGGACGGCCGCACCACCCTCGTCATCGCGCACCGCCTCTCGACCGTGCGCGGCGCCGACCGCATCTACGTGCTGCAGGAGGGGGCCGTCGCCGAGTGCGGCTCTCACGACGAACTCATCGCCCGCGACGGCCTCTACCGCCGCCTCTGGGAGATCCAGCGCGCGGCGCCCGAGCCTCGCTCCGCGGAGGCCGCGGCGTGA
- a CDS encoding RelA/SpoT family protein, with amino-acid sequence MNREEMKARFLEYSPHIDAAMLEKAYDFSKQAHARQARASGEEYFVHCAAVAQTLLEFKLDLPTVCAGLLHDVLEDTPSTAAELKKEFGNEVVQLVEGVTKLDSLQFTSHDEAQAANWRRMLLATAQDIRVIIIKLADRLNNMRTLQYLAPERRQRIAYETVSLYAPLAQRLGMFELKSELEDLAFKFLHAEEYAELEKQVVALTSSREKSLENFKAVLERKLQNTQLPHRVLARSKSLWSIYQKMQRQDKPYAEIQDSLGVRIITDSVSNCYALLGIIHSEFKPVAGSFTDYISIPKINLYQSLHTTVVSPGGDLVEIQLRTEEMHRTSEYGIAAHWRYKTGEQTADVHLEEKLNWLRQWLEWLQDLKSPREFLESLKTDLELHQVFIFTPAGEVKALPAGATPLDFAFAVHTDIGMTCVGAKVNNKMVQLDYEMKSGDICEIVTRRNSEPKKDWLRIVKTARARSKIRSFLREKGISA; translated from the coding sequence ATGAACCGCGAAGAGATGAAGGCCCGCTTCCTCGAGTACTCCCCTCACATCGACGCGGCGATGCTCGAGAAGGCCTACGATTTCTCCAAGCAGGCCCACGCGCGCCAGGCGCGCGCCTCCGGCGAGGAGTATTTCGTCCACTGCGCCGCCGTCGCCCAGACCCTGCTCGAGTTCAAGCTCGACCTCCCGACCGTCTGCGCCGGGCTCCTCCACGACGTGCTCGAGGACACCCCTTCGACCGCCGCGGAGCTCAAGAAGGAGTTCGGCAACGAGGTCGTCCAGCTCGTCGAGGGCGTGACGAAGCTCGACTCCCTGCAGTTCACCTCCCACGACGAGGCCCAGGCGGCCAACTGGCGGCGGATGCTCCTGGCCACGGCGCAGGACATCCGCGTCATCATCATCAAGCTCGCCGACCGCCTCAACAACATGCGCACCCTGCAGTACCTCGCCCCGGAGCGGCGCCAGCGCATCGCCTACGAGACCGTCTCCCTCTACGCCCCGCTCGCGCAGCGGCTCGGGATGTTCGAGCTCAAGAGCGAGCTCGAGGACCTGGCCTTCAAGTTCCTCCACGCGGAGGAATACGCCGAGCTCGAGAAGCAGGTCGTGGCCCTGACGAGCAGCCGCGAGAAGTCCCTGGAGAACTTCAAAGCCGTGCTCGAGCGCAAGCTCCAGAACACCCAGCTCCCTCACCGCGTGCTGGCGCGTTCGAAGAGCCTGTGGTCGATCTACCAGAAGATGCAGCGCCAGGACAAGCCGTACGCCGAGATCCAGGACTCCCTCGGCGTGCGCATCATCACCGACTCCGTCTCCAACTGCTACGCGCTTCTCGGCATCATCCACTCCGAATTCAAGCCCGTGGCCGGCTCCTTCACGGACTACATCTCCATCCCGAAGATCAACCTCTACCAGAGTCTTCACACGACGGTCGTCAGCCCCGGCGGGGACCTCGTGGAGATCCAGCTGCGCACCGAGGAGATGCACCGCACCTCGGAGTACGGCATCGCCGCCCATTGGCGCTACAAGACCGGCGAGCAGACCGCCGACGTCCACCTGGAGGAGAAGCTCAACTGGCTGCGCCAGTGGCTGGAATGGCTGCAGGACCTCAAGAGCCCGCGCGAGTTCCTCGAGAGCCTCAAGACCGACCTCGAGCTCCACCAGGTCTTCATCTTCACCCCCGCCGGCGAGGTCAAGGCCCTGCCCGCGGGAGCCACTCCGCTCGATTTCGCCTTCGCCGTCCACACCGACATCGGGATGACCTGCGTCGGCGCCAAGGTCAACAACAAGATGGTCCAGCTGGACTACGAGATGAAGTCCGGCGACATCTGCGAGATCGTCACCCGGCGCAACTCCGAGCCGAAGAAGGACTGGCTGCGCATCGTGAAGACCGCGCGCGCTCGCTCGAAGATCCGGAGCTTCCTGCGGGAGAAGGGCATCAGCGCCTAG
- a CDS encoding cyclic nucleotide-binding domain-containing protein, translating into MTITEFLKDHVPFLKGLSDEQARLLATSVEQKTFKANQTVIFKGVTVDGLYVIATGKVSVFIRPEKNKEWVRVAELGPGDIFGERSILEFTTATATIKGAAEESLLFVVPQAAFRQLLDSDASFKERTVALIESRTKKPAPASASTPAPQK; encoded by the coding sequence ATGACCATCACCGAGTTCCTCAAGGACCATGTCCCCTTCCTCAAAGGCCTCAGCGACGAGCAGGCCCGCCTGCTCGCGACCTCGGTCGAGCAGAAGACCTTCAAGGCGAATCAGACCGTGATCTTCAAGGGCGTGACGGTGGACGGCCTGTACGTCATCGCGACCGGCAAGGTGAGCGTGTTCATCCGCCCTGAGAAGAACAAAGAGTGGGTGCGCGTCGCGGAGCTGGGCCCCGGCGACATCTTCGGCGAGCGCTCGATCCTCGAGTTCACGACGGCGACGGCGACCATCAAGGGAGCGGCGGAGGAATCCCTGCTCTTCGTGGTCCCCCAGGCCGCCTTCCGCCAGCTTCTGGACTCCGACGCCTCCTTCAAGGAGCGCACCGTCGCCCTCATCGAGAGCCGGACGAAGAAGCCGGCTCCGGCGTCCGCGTCCACCCCCGCCCCTCAAAAATAA